From Peromyscus eremicus chromosome 3, PerEre_H2_v1, whole genome shotgun sequence, one genomic window encodes:
- the C3H2orf68 gene encoding UPF0561 protein C2orf68 homolog, whose protein sequence is MEAARDPGPGLCCKPGGRLDMSHGFVHHIRRNQIARDDYDKKVKQAAKEKARRRHTPAPTRPRKPDLQVYQPRHRDASAHLVNPDCEESGESSSSGSSELEPPGRQLFCLEYEADSGEVTSVIVYQDDDPRRVSEEVSAHTPLDPAMQEALRLRIQEELAKRQRQH, encoded by the exons ATGGAGGCGGCACGGGATCCAGGCCCGGGGCTATGCTGCAAGCCCGGCGGGCGTCTGGACATGAGCCACGGCTTCGTACATCACATCCGCCGGAACCAGATCGCTCG GGACGACTACGACAAGAAGGTGAAGCAGGCGGCCAAGGAGAAGGCGAGGAGGCGCCACACACCCGCGCCCACTCGGCCCCGCAAGCCGGACCTACAGGTGTACCAGCCGCGCCACCGAG ATGCCTCTGCCCACCTAGTCAACCCAGACTGTGAGGAGTCCGGTGAAAGCAGCAGTAGTGGAAGCTCTGAGCTGGAGCCTCCTGGGCGCCAGCTCTTCTGTTTAGAATATGAGGCGGACAGTGGAGAGGTCACATCAGTTATTGTATATCAG GATGATGATCCCAGAAGGGTGAGTGAGGAAGTGTCAGCACACACACCTCTGGATCCAGCCATGCAAGAGGCCCTCAGATTGCGCATCCAGGAAGAGCTCGCAAAGCGCCAGAGGCAACACTGA